The following coding sequences lie in one Panicum virgatum strain AP13 chromosome 6N, P.virgatum_v5, whole genome shotgun sequence genomic window:
- the LOC120678943 gene encoding mitogen-activated protein kinase kinase 3-like isoform X3 has translation MVLETHESSSRGEHWSTSRAATPLFSYKQQPAERSPLFKHVQQAGEDAGAAATGRCGLGPTIRSRAPGRPMIGAREGEEKREQILNELGTLSEACCYPGLVEFHGAFYKPNSGAIYFALEYMDGGSLADIIRVKKFILEPVLAHMLVKVLSALRYLHEVKHVVHRDIKPANLLVNLKGDVKITDFGVTAGFHDSVSTCTTFVGTVTYMSPDRIRNSSYSYAADIWSLGLTVLECATGRFPYCVNGGLSDLMLQILDDPSPIPAKYVNVYSPKFCSFISACLQKDADARPTCEQLLSHPFINRYKRTGVDLSAYFKSAYDPTEILWQIAHFLRGRTYWPKRHIWDLVKNKENAER, from the exons ATGGTGCTCGAGACTCATGAGAGTAGCAGTAGAGGGGAGCACTGGAGCACCAGCCGTGCCGCAACTCCTCTGTTTTCCTACAAGCAGCAGCCAGCGGAGAGGAGTCCTCTGTTCAAGCACGTACAACAGGCAGGTGAAGACGCCGGTGCCGCGGCGACGGGCCGCTGCGGATTAGGGCCCACTATCAGATCCAGGGCGCCGGGGCGGCCGATGATCGGAGCACGTGAAGGTGAA GAGAAAAGAGAACAGATTCTTAATGAGTTGGGAACATTATCCGAAGCCTGTTGCTATCCAGGCTTGGTCGAATTCCATGGAGCATTTTACAAGCCTAATTCTGGAGCAATATATTTTGCACTTGAGTACATGGATGGCGGTTCTTTA gcggatATCATCAGGGTCAAGAAATTTATACTGGAACCAGTTCTTGCACATATGCTGGTAAAAGTGTTGTCG GCCCTGCGCTACTTGCATGAAGTGAAGCATGTAGTGCACAGAGATATAAAACCAGCAAATTTGCTTGTAAATCTCAAGGGTGATGTAAAAATTACCGACTTTGGAGTGACTGCTGGCTTTCATGATTCAGTGAGCACG TGCACTACCTTCGTTGGCACTGTCACATATATGTCTCCTGACAGAATACGAAACAGCAGCTACTCATATGCTGCTGATATCTGGAGCCTTGGGCTAACAGTTTTGGAATGTGCTACTGGAAGATTTCCATATTGTGTAAATGGAGGCCTCAGCGATCTCATGTTGCAG ATATTGGATGATCCATCACCAATACCAGCGAAATATGTCAATGTGTATTCGCCGAAGTTCTGCTCTTTCATCAGTGCTTGCTTGCAGAAAGATGCTGATGCAAGGCCAACATGCGAGCAG CTTTTGTCTCATCCTTTCATCAATAGATACAAGAGAACAGGTGTGGACTTGTCCGCTTATTTTAAAAGTGCTTATGATCCAACAGAAATACTATGGCAAATAGCACAC TTTCTTAGGGGAAGAACATATTGGCCAAAGCGACATATTTGGGACCTTGTCAAGAATAAGGAAAATGCTGAAAGGTAA
- the LOC120678943 gene encoding mitogen-activated protein kinase kinase 3-like isoform X1 — protein sequence MVLETHESSSRGEHWSTSRAATPLFSYKQQPAERSPLFKHVQQAGEDAGAAATGRCGLGPTIRSRAPGRPMIGAREGEEKREQILNELGTLSEACCYPGLVEFHGAFYKPNSGAIYFALEYMDGGSLADIIRVKKFILEPVLAHMLVKVLSALRYLHEVKHVVHRDIKPANLLVNLKGDVKITDFGVTAGFHDSVSTCTTFVGTVTYMSPDRIRNSSYSYAADIWSLGLTVLECATGRFPYCVNGGLSDLMLQILDDPSPIPAKYVNVYSPKFCSFISACLQKDADARPTCEQLLSHPFINRYKRTGVDLSAYFKSAYDPTEILWQIAHMLAVHYYLIFYGSDTVWRYMKTFYREESVFSFLGEEHIGQSDIFGTLSRIRKMLKGNHPRSKVVYVIEKVRCCAHGEEGVAIRVSGSFIVGNELLVCEDGLRAEGMPSTDEVPLDIMSKRVGRFREEFFMEPGNAMGCFIISTQKLHIFEI from the exons ATGGTGCTCGAGACTCATGAGAGTAGCAGTAGAGGGGAGCACTGGAGCACCAGCCGTGCCGCAACTCCTCTGTTTTCCTACAAGCAGCAGCCAGCGGAGAGGAGTCCTCTGTTCAAGCACGTACAACAGGCAGGTGAAGACGCCGGTGCCGCGGCGACGGGCCGCTGCGGATTAGGGCCCACTATCAGATCCAGGGCGCCGGGGCGGCCGATGATCGGAGCACGTGAAGGTGAA GAGAAAAGAGAACAGATTCTTAATGAGTTGGGAACATTATCCGAAGCCTGTTGCTATCCAGGCTTGGTCGAATTCCATGGAGCATTTTACAAGCCTAATTCTGGAGCAATATATTTTGCACTTGAGTACATGGATGGCGGTTCTTTA gcggatATCATCAGGGTCAAGAAATTTATACTGGAACCAGTTCTTGCACATATGCTGGTAAAAGTGTTGTCG GCCCTGCGCTACTTGCATGAAGTGAAGCATGTAGTGCACAGAGATATAAAACCAGCAAATTTGCTTGTAAATCTCAAGGGTGATGTAAAAATTACCGACTTTGGAGTGACTGCTGGCTTTCATGATTCAGTGAGCACG TGCACTACCTTCGTTGGCACTGTCACATATATGTCTCCTGACAGAATACGAAACAGCAGCTACTCATATGCTGCTGATATCTGGAGCCTTGGGCTAACAGTTTTGGAATGTGCTACTGGAAGATTTCCATATTGTGTAAATGGAGGCCTCAGCGATCTCATGTTGCAG ATATTGGATGATCCATCACCAATACCAGCGAAATATGTCAATGTGTATTCGCCGAAGTTCTGCTCTTTCATCAGTGCTTGCTTGCAGAAAGATGCTGATGCAAGGCCAACATGCGAGCAG CTTTTGTCTCATCCTTTCATCAATAGATACAAGAGAACAGGTGTGGACTTGTCCGCTTATTTTAAAAGTGCTTATGATCCAACAGAAATACTATGGCAAATAGCACAC atgcttgcTGTACATTACTATCTGATCTTTTATGGTTCAGATACTGTCTGGCGTTACATGAAAACATTCTATAGAGAGGAGTCTGTTTTCAG TTTCTTAGGGGAAGAACATATTGGCCAAAGCGACATATTTGGGACCTTGTCAAGAATAAGGAAAATGCTGAAAGGTAACCACCCTCGTAGTAAGGTCGTTTATGTAATAGAAAAGGTTCGCTGTTGTGCACATGGGGAAGAAGGTGTCGCAATTCGTGTGTCTGGGTCCTTCATTGTCGGGAATGAGCTCCTCGTTTGTGAGGATGGGCTGCGAGCTGAAGGGATGCCAAGCACTGACGAAGTCCCCTTGGACATCATGAGCAAGCGGGTCGGTCGTTTCCGAGAGGAATTCTTTATGGAGCCAGGAAATGCCATGGGTTGTTTCATCATATCAACACAAAAACTACACATCTTTGAAATATGA
- the LOC120678943 gene encoding mitogen-activated protein kinase kinase 3-like isoform X2, protein MALKKMNVFEKEKREQILNELGTLSEACCYPGLVEFHGAFYKPNSGAIYFALEYMDGGSLADIIRVKKFILEPVLAHMLVKVLSALRYLHEVKHVVHRDIKPANLLVNLKGDVKITDFGVTAGFHDSVSTCTTFVGTVTYMSPDRIRNSSYSYAADIWSLGLTVLECATGRFPYCVNGGLSDLMLQILDDPSPIPAKYVNVYSPKFCSFISACLQKDADARPTCEQLLSHPFINRYKRTGVDLSAYFKSAYDPTEILWQIAHMLAVHYYLIFYGSDTVWRYMKTFYREESVFSFLGEEHIGQSDIFGTLSRIRKMLKGNHPRSKVVYVIEKVRCCAHGEEGVAIRVSGSFIVGNELLVCEDGLRAEGMPSTDEVPLDIMSKRVGRFREEFFMEPGNAMGCFIISTQKLHIFEI, encoded by the exons ATggctttgaagaagatgaatGTTTTTGAGAAG GAGAAAAGAGAACAGATTCTTAATGAGTTGGGAACATTATCCGAAGCCTGTTGCTATCCAGGCTTGGTCGAATTCCATGGAGCATTTTACAAGCCTAATTCTGGAGCAATATATTTTGCACTTGAGTACATGGATGGCGGTTCTTTA gcggatATCATCAGGGTCAAGAAATTTATACTGGAACCAGTTCTTGCACATATGCTGGTAAAAGTGTTGTCG GCCCTGCGCTACTTGCATGAAGTGAAGCATGTAGTGCACAGAGATATAAAACCAGCAAATTTGCTTGTAAATCTCAAGGGTGATGTAAAAATTACCGACTTTGGAGTGACTGCTGGCTTTCATGATTCAGTGAGCACG TGCACTACCTTCGTTGGCACTGTCACATATATGTCTCCTGACAGAATACGAAACAGCAGCTACTCATATGCTGCTGATATCTGGAGCCTTGGGCTAACAGTTTTGGAATGTGCTACTGGAAGATTTCCATATTGTGTAAATGGAGGCCTCAGCGATCTCATGTTGCAG ATATTGGATGATCCATCACCAATACCAGCGAAATATGTCAATGTGTATTCGCCGAAGTTCTGCTCTTTCATCAGTGCTTGCTTGCAGAAAGATGCTGATGCAAGGCCAACATGCGAGCAG CTTTTGTCTCATCCTTTCATCAATAGATACAAGAGAACAGGTGTGGACTTGTCCGCTTATTTTAAAAGTGCTTATGATCCAACAGAAATACTATGGCAAATAGCACAC atgcttgcTGTACATTACTATCTGATCTTTTATGGTTCAGATACTGTCTGGCGTTACATGAAAACATTCTATAGAGAGGAGTCTGTTTTCAG TTTCTTAGGGGAAGAACATATTGGCCAAAGCGACATATTTGGGACCTTGTCAAGAATAAGGAAAATGCTGAAAGGTAACCACCCTCGTAGTAAGGTCGTTTATGTAATAGAAAAGGTTCGCTGTTGTGCACATGGGGAAGAAGGTGTCGCAATTCGTGTGTCTGGGTCCTTCATTGTCGGGAATGAGCTCCTCGTTTGTGAGGATGGGCTGCGAGCTGAAGGGATGCCAAGCACTGACGAAGTCCCCTTGGACATCATGAGCAAGCGGGTCGGTCGTTTCCGAGAGGAATTCTTTATGGAGCCAGGAAATGCCATGGGTTGTTTCATCATATCAACACAAAAACTACACATCTTTGAAATATGA
- the LOC120678943 gene encoding mitogen-activated protein kinase kinase 3-like isoform X4, with amino-acid sequence MVLETHESSSRGEHWSTSRAATPLFSYKQQPAERSPLFKHVQQAGEDAGAAATGRCGLGPTIRSRAPGRPMIGAREGEEKREQILNELGTLSEACCYPGLVEFHGAFYKPNSGAIYFALEYMDGGSLADIIRVKKFILEPVLAHMLVKVLSALRYLHEVKHVVHRDIKPANLLVNLKGDVKITDFGVTAGFHDSVSTCTTFVGTVTYMSPDRIRNSSYSYAADIWSLGLTVLECATGRFPYCVNGGLSDLMLQILDDPSPIPAKYVNVYSPKFCSFISACLQKDADARPTCEQLLSHPFINRYKRTGVDLSAYFKSAYDPTEILWQIAHILSGVT; translated from the exons ATGGTGCTCGAGACTCATGAGAGTAGCAGTAGAGGGGAGCACTGGAGCACCAGCCGTGCCGCAACTCCTCTGTTTTCCTACAAGCAGCAGCCAGCGGAGAGGAGTCCTCTGTTCAAGCACGTACAACAGGCAGGTGAAGACGCCGGTGCCGCGGCGACGGGCCGCTGCGGATTAGGGCCCACTATCAGATCCAGGGCGCCGGGGCGGCCGATGATCGGAGCACGTGAAGGTGAA GAGAAAAGAGAACAGATTCTTAATGAGTTGGGAACATTATCCGAAGCCTGTTGCTATCCAGGCTTGGTCGAATTCCATGGAGCATTTTACAAGCCTAATTCTGGAGCAATATATTTTGCACTTGAGTACATGGATGGCGGTTCTTTA gcggatATCATCAGGGTCAAGAAATTTATACTGGAACCAGTTCTTGCACATATGCTGGTAAAAGTGTTGTCG GCCCTGCGCTACTTGCATGAAGTGAAGCATGTAGTGCACAGAGATATAAAACCAGCAAATTTGCTTGTAAATCTCAAGGGTGATGTAAAAATTACCGACTTTGGAGTGACTGCTGGCTTTCATGATTCAGTGAGCACG TGCACTACCTTCGTTGGCACTGTCACATATATGTCTCCTGACAGAATACGAAACAGCAGCTACTCATATGCTGCTGATATCTGGAGCCTTGGGCTAACAGTTTTGGAATGTGCTACTGGAAGATTTCCATATTGTGTAAATGGAGGCCTCAGCGATCTCATGTTGCAG ATATTGGATGATCCATCACCAATACCAGCGAAATATGTCAATGTGTATTCGCCGAAGTTCTGCTCTTTCATCAGTGCTTGCTTGCAGAAAGATGCTGATGCAAGGCCAACATGCGAGCAG CTTTTGTCTCATCCTTTCATCAATAGATACAAGAGAACAGGTGTGGACTTGTCCGCTTATTTTAAAAGTGCTTATGATCCAACAGAAATACTATGGCAAATAGCACAC ATACTGTCTGGCGTTACATGA